Proteins encoded together in one Methanobacterium bryantii window:
- a CDS encoding glycosyltransferase family 4 protein, whose amino-acid sequence MKIGVITSAYPEFEDDPHGIFVHRLMREISKHGHEVYILAPYTGGKTEYTLESVHVERFHYFYPKRFQNLCGRSGMVDNVKEGFLVKFQVLTFLLFNIIHSLRNLNNMDIVHVQWPIPNGLGALFLKKIYGIPYINTVHGEEVYLSKRYHALFALKWFVNNSTKTVANSSATLNSCLKNGLEKEKLNIIPFGVDINFYKPLKIPKDENMFQILAVGYLIERKGFEYLIRAVKEVLNKHKDVRLTIVGSGPLEEKLKSLITELKLENNAKIMKNVSDEELLQLYNSSDLFVLPSIVDSQGNTEGLGVVLLEAMACKLPVIGSNTGGIPDIIQHSETGLLVPEKDVSQLSEAILNLIENKDLRDKLAVNGYNQVRENFNWKEISKSYLKVYNSI is encoded by the coding sequence ATGAAAATTGGAGTTATAACATCAGCATACCCTGAATTTGAAGACGATCCCCATGGAATCTTTGTACACAGGCTGATGAGGGAAATAAGCAAACATGGGCATGAGGTATATATTTTAGCCCCTTATACTGGCGGAAAAACTGAATATACACTTGAAAGTGTACACGTGGAAAGGTTCCACTACTTCTATCCAAAAAGGTTTCAAAATTTGTGTGGCAGATCTGGAATGGTAGATAATGTTAAAGAGGGGTTTCTTGTGAAGTTTCAGGTTTTAACGTTCCTTTTATTTAATATAATTCATTCACTTAGAAATCTTAACAATATGGATATTGTTCATGTACAGTGGCCCATTCCAAACGGTTTAGGGGCACTATTTTTGAAAAAAATATACGGAATTCCATATATAAACACTGTGCACGGGGAGGAAGTATATCTTTCCAAACGTTATCACGCTCTGTTTGCACTTAAATGGTTTGTTAATAATTCAACCAAAACAGTGGCCAATAGTTCAGCTACCCTCAATTCATGTCTTAAAAATGGCCTGGAAAAAGAGAAACTTAATATAATACCCTTTGGTGTTGATATCAATTTTTATAAACCTTTAAAAATCCCAAAAGATGAAAATATGTTTCAAATACTTGCAGTTGGATATTTAATTGAGAGAAAAGGTTTTGAATATCTTATAAGAGCTGTAAAAGAAGTTTTAAATAAGCACAAGGATGTTCGACTGACCATAGTTGGTTCAGGTCCCCTTGAAGAAAAACTTAAAAGTCTTATAACTGAATTAAAATTAGAAAATAATGCTAAAATAATGAAAAACGTTTCTGATGAGGAATTACTTCAGTTATACAATTCTTCTGACCTTTTTGTGCTCCCTTCCATTGTGGATTCGCAGGGAAATACCGAAGGTCTCGGAGTGGTTTTACTGGAAGCTATGGCTTGTAAATTACCAGTTATTGGGTCAAATACAGGAGGAATTCCAGATATTATTCAACATAGTGAAACTGGATTGCTGGTACCTGAAAAGGATGTTTCCCAGCTTTCTGAGGCTATTTTAAATTTAATTGAAAATAAAGATTTAAGGGATAAACTTGCAGTTAATGGTTATAATCAAGTTAGAGAAAATTTTAATTGGAAAGAAATTTCTAAAAGTTATCTGAAGGTTTATAACAGCATTTAA
- a CDS encoding polysialyltransferase family glycosyltransferase, whose protein sequence is MEFSFEYIINYIANENIDFIAIVTSNWHAVGVDAFLYDLYKENNRKLKGVIIVNYHFKNGYCINENDFVCTKFSQVKFFYLKNLKFNLKGSLQGFSNLLLSKNKSKKVIHIIYVIEPSFSSFMYFKDKFVSKKYIPKYILIDEGFGTYASKKSWKSVLTQECNFRYSFQPIIRIYFIKTFLSILRRFFFNIFPLEKRFIFKKRSNKLIPNQKTIESYKSVLNIRNEKLNIKYNENENFIILATSVLSEYNIIPLDIEIMIINKITSILRSKGILTIIKPHPRELNGKYSSINMHKVKILDNNFPLEYLLSRLNPICIIGYASTALVNAKVFYGIDSIDISNIVYQQSRNKSLEIGAADFKKLTKDLVFSVSDLSEIEEYLEHNFNL, encoded by the coding sequence ATGGAATTTAGTTTTGAGTATATTATTAATTATATAGCTAATGAAAATATAGATTTTATAGCCATAGTTACTTCAAATTGGCATGCTGTAGGAGTAGATGCTTTTCTATATGATCTTTATAAAGAAAATAATAGAAAACTTAAAGGAGTAATTATTGTTAATTATCATTTTAAAAATGGATATTGTATCAATGAAAATGATTTTGTTTGTACTAAATTTTCCCAAGTTAAGTTTTTTTATTTAAAAAATCTAAAATTTAACTTAAAAGGAAGTTTACAAGGTTTTAGTAATTTATTATTATCTAAAAATAAAAGTAAAAAAGTTATACACATAATTTATGTAATAGAACCTTCATTTTCCAGCTTTATGTATTTTAAAGATAAATTTGTTTCTAAAAAATATATTCCCAAGTACATTTTAATAGATGAAGGATTTGGAACATATGCATCAAAAAAATCGTGGAAATCAGTTTTAACTCAAGAATGCAATTTTAGATATAGCTTTCAACCTATAATCAGAATATACTTTATAAAAACTTTTTTATCCATTTTAAGAAGGTTTTTTTTCAATATATTTCCATTAGAAAAAAGATTTATATTCAAAAAAAGATCTAATAAGTTAATTCCAAACCAAAAAACTATAGAATCCTATAAATCTGTTTTAAATATTAGAAATGAAAAATTGAATATTAAATATAATGAAAATGAAAATTTTATAATTTTAGCCACATCAGTACTTTCAGAATATAATATAATCCCCTTAGATATTGAAATAATGATAATAAATAAAATAACAAGTATTTTAAGAAGTAAAGGAATATTAACTATAATAAAACCACATCCCCGGGAGTTAAATGGAAAATATTCGTCGATAAATATGCATAAAGTCAAAATATTAGATAATAATTTCCCATTAGAATATTTGTTATCTAGATTAAACCCCATTTGCATTATTGGATATGCTAGCACAGCTTTAGTTAATGCAAAAGTATTTTATGGAATTGATTCTATAGATATATCGAATATTGTATATCAACAATCCAGAAATAAATCCTTAGAAATAGGAGCTGCAGATTTTAAGAAATTGACCAAAGATCTTGTTTTTTCAGTATCTGATCTTTCAGAAATCGAGGAATATTTGGAACATAATTTTAATCTTTAA
- a CDS encoding glycosyltransferase family protein: MKKILYIMHLDWRWIRQRPHFIAEGLSDSYDLTVIHFCSKQYLFRKSDFSTTNKKNFKLLPAFRLPLYQNKIIYSLNKIYMKIYFKLLIEKYDPDFIWITFPQLYDYIPSNIHCKIIYDCMDEAIGFDFQENFKSKVLELEKKLVNDAFIVFTSSNYLFKNLDKNYNCKNKLVLVRNAFEGKIIDNQVNLYKIKETFKIGYIGTISKWIDFEKIKITLDTIKNIEYHFIGPCELENIELKQHNNIKFYGSVPYNELYDYVKDFDCLIVPFKVDNKIKSADPGKIYGYINYNKPIISVYYKELEYFSPFVCFYSNTTELIDLLKKMIKNGSPKKYSNSERIKFLTVNSWDVRLYKIINYLNKL; this comes from the coding sequence ATGAAAAAAATATTATATATAATGCATTTAGATTGGAGGTGGATCAGACAAAGACCTCACTTCATTGCTGAAGGACTATCTGATTCTTATGATTTAACTGTTATTCATTTTTGTAGCAAACAATATTTATTTAGGAAATCTGATTTTTCAACTACTAATAAAAAGAATTTTAAATTATTACCTGCATTTAGGCTTCCATTGTACCAAAATAAAATTATTTATAGCTTAAATAAAATATATATGAAAATATACTTTAAATTATTAATAGAAAAATATGATCCAGACTTTATTTGGATTACCTTCCCTCAATTATACGATTATATCCCATCTAATATCCATTGCAAAATTATTTATGATTGTATGGATGAAGCAATAGGTTTTGATTTTCAAGAAAATTTTAAATCTAAAGTATTAGAATTAGAGAAAAAACTAGTGAATGATGCATTTATAGTATTTACCTCATCTAATTATCTCTTTAAAAATTTAGATAAAAATTACAACTGTAAAAATAAACTAGTACTGGTTAGAAATGCTTTTGAAGGAAAAATAATTGATAATCAGGTTAATCTCTATAAAATAAAAGAAACATTCAAAATAGGTTATATAGGGACAATTTCAAAATGGATTGACTTCGAAAAGATAAAAATAACGTTAGATACAATCAAAAATATAGAATATCATTTCATTGGACCCTGCGAGCTGGAAAATATTGAATTGAAGCAACATAATAATATTAAATTCTATGGATCTGTTCCATATAATGAACTCTACGATTATGTAAAAGACTTTGATTGTCTTATTGTACCATTTAAAGTGGATAATAAAATAAAATCCGCAGATCCTGGGAAAATATATGGATATATTAACTACAATAAACCCATAATTTCAGTTTACTATAAAGAATTAGAATATTTCTCCCCATTTGTATGTTTTTATTCCAACACGACAGAACTTATTGATTTATTAAAAAAAATGATAAAAAACGGGTCTCCCAAGAAGTATTCTAATTCAGAACGTATTAAATTTTTAACAGTTAACTCGTGGGACGTAAGATTATACAAAATCATTAACTATTTAAATAAATTGTAA
- a CDS encoding glycosyltransferase family 2 protein: MNYPRVSIIILNWNGWEDTVECLESIFQINYLNYSVIIVDNNSNDESICKIKEYAEGKLKPQSNFFDYDFSNKPIKLVEYTKNESESLKVIENRNNLTYNGITLIKNDENDGFAEGNNIGIRYALKTLNTDYILLLNNDTVVDKDFLNKLVQYSKSDKNIGIIGPKIYYYDFLNKIQVAGAKINLWMGKSYLVGDYEIDKGQYDEIREVDFISGCCFLVKKEVIDKLGLFNANYHCYWEESDYCLSSKKIGYQCIYYPSSKIWHKGSKSTNKVNGLLSYYMARNRFWFMKKHASTIQYVIFVLYFFMFKFWHVNIDFLFKRKIKDINRFSSGVKDGIKIDPNNQ; encoded by the coding sequence ATGAATTATCCAAGAGTTTCAATAATTATTTTAAACTGGAATGGTTGGGAAGACACTGTTGAATGTTTAGAATCTATTTTTCAGATCAATTATCTAAATTATTCTGTGATAATTGTAGACAATAATTCTAATGATGAATCTATATGCAAAATTAAAGAATATGCTGAAGGAAAATTAAAACCACAATCCAATTTTTTTGATTATGATTTCAGTAATAAACCTATAAAACTTGTTGAATATACAAAAAATGAATCTGAATCATTAAAAGTTATTGAAAATCGAAATAATTTAACATATAATGGGATTACACTAATAAAAAATGATGAAAATGATGGATTTGCTGAAGGGAATAATATTGGTATTCGATATGCGCTAAAAACTTTAAATACAGATTATATTCTCCTTTTAAACAATGATACTGTTGTTGACAAAGATTTTTTAAATAAATTAGTACAATACTCAAAGAGCGATAAAAATATAGGAATTATTGGACCAAAAATTTATTATTATGATTTTTTAAATAAAATTCAAGTTGCAGGGGCAAAAATTAATCTTTGGATGGGTAAATCTTATCTAGTTGGTGATTATGAGATAGATAAAGGCCAATATGATGAAATAAGAGAAGTAGATTTTATTTCAGGTTGCTGTTTTTTAGTTAAAAAAGAAGTTATTGATAAATTGGGATTGTTTAATGCAAATTATCATTGTTATTGGGAAGAATCAGATTATTGTTTATCATCCAAAAAAATAGGATATCAATGTATTTATTATCCCTCATCGAAAATCTGGCATAAGGGATCAAAATCTACAAACAAAGTTAATGGGCTTCTTTCGTATTATATGGCGAGAAATCGGTTTTGGTTCATGAAAAAGCATGCATCAACTATTCAATATGTAATATTCGTACTTTATTTTTTTATGTTCAAATTTTGGCACGTAAATATTGATTTTTTATTTAAAAGAAAAATTAAGGATATTAATCGATTTTCATCAGGGGTTAAAGATGGTATTAAAATAGATCCCAATAACCAATAA
- a CDS encoding glycosyltransferase family 2 protein, with protein sequence MNEPKVAIVILDWNGWEDTIECLESLYQIRYSNYYVILVDNNSSNESILKIKDYCNGKVNIKSKFFEYNKENKPIGIIEYSKEESESKASEKGLTQNNDHLILIKNDKNYGFAEGNNIGMRYALKTLNADYVLLLNNDTVVDKDFLGKMVNFGEINKNNGIIGPKIYYYDQPNTIWCIGGKIDWKLARGLHIGTNEVDNGQYDKTEEFNYVSGSAFLIKREVMDKIGLMDKKFFLYFEETDLALRASKNGYKSVYAPGAKIWHKVSKSGGGLSKPIGLYYITRNRWLFMKKWAKKSDYAFFIIYQVIGAVVFPVVLSIYYRNWKLFQAYYDGLIKGLGN encoded by the coding sequence ATGAATGAACCAAAGGTTGCAATTGTCATTTTGGACTGGAACGGCTGGGAAGATACTATAGAATGCCTGGAATCACTATATCAAATTAGATATTCCAATTACTATGTAATACTTGTGGACAATAACTCTTCAAATGAGTCTATTTTAAAAATTAAAGATTATTGCAACGGTAAAGTAAATATTAAATCAAAATTTTTTGAGTATAATAAAGAAAATAAACCTATTGGAATAATAGAGTACAGCAAAGAAGAATCGGAATCTAAAGCCAGTGAAAAAGGTTTAACCCAAAATAACGACCATTTGATCCTAATAAAAAACGATAAAAATTACGGCTTTGCAGAAGGAAACAACATTGGGATGAGATACGCATTAAAAACTTTAAATGCAGACTATGTTTTGCTTTTAAATAATGATACTGTCGTTGATAAAGATTTTTTGGGAAAAATGGTGAATTTTGGAGAAATTAATAAAAATAATGGTATTATAGGCCCTAAAATTTATTATTATGACCAACCAAATACAATATGGTGTATTGGTGGGAAAATAGACTGGAAATTAGCTAGAGGTTTGCATATTGGCACAAATGAAGTTGATAATGGCCAGTACGATAAAACAGAAGAATTTAATTATGTAAGCGGGTCTGCATTTCTCATCAAACGAGAAGTTATGGATAAGATTGGTTTAATGGATAAAAAATTCTTTTTATATTTTGAAGAGACTGATCTAGCATTGAGGGCATCTAAAAATGGTTATAAAAGTGTTTATGCTCCTGGAGCAAAAATATGGCATAAAGTGTCTAAATCTGGAGGCGGGTTAAGCAAACCAATTGGTTTATATTATATAACTCGAAATAGATGGTTGTTTATGAAGAAATGGGCAAAAAAGAGTGACTATGCGTTTTTTATTATTTATCAGGTGATTGGTGCTGTTGTGTTTCCTGTAGTTTTGAGTATTTATTATAGAAATTGGAAACTTTTCCAGGCTTATTATGATGGTTTAATCAAGGGTTTAGGTAATTAA
- a CDS encoding glycosyltransferase has protein sequence MKISVIIPMYNEEENVIKTIQEVDAVLKTYKNYEIIAVDDGSFDGTFEIASNVALENHNVHVLKHSSNCGMGKALRTGFKKAEGDIIITIDADLSYDTCYIPKLIDALDGETDIVIGSQYMDGGKTEDIPRLRLFISKMANKIVGYAMANNVSTVTGVFRAYRREVLDSIELDSNGTEINPEILSKANAIGFSIKEVPVTLGGRKFGESKVKIKSTTISHLLFTFNEKPMVLFGAIGFILLFIGSVSALYLFYQFIMGILDPTRPLMLFMVLMILSGIQILVFGFVATQISLLRREVYIVQKENKLLRKKLK, from the coding sequence ATGAAAATTTCTGTGATTATCCCAATGTACAATGAAGAAGAAAATGTCATTAAAACAATTCAGGAAGTAGATGCAGTCCTGAAGACATATAAAAACTATGAAATCATTGCAGTGGACGATGGAAGTTTTGATGGAACGTTTGAAATAGCATCTAATGTTGCATTGGAGAATCATAATGTACATGTACTGAAACATTCTTCAAATTGTGGAATGGGTAAAGCGCTTCGAACTGGCTTTAAAAAAGCTGAAGGCGATATAATTATCACTATTGATGCTGATTTAAGTTATGATACTTGTTATATTCCAAAATTAATTGACGCGCTTGATGGCGAAACTGACATTGTAATTGGATCCCAGTACATGGACGGTGGAAAAACAGAAGATATTCCTAGATTAAGGCTTTTTATAAGTAAAATGGCCAATAAAATTGTCGGATATGCTATGGCAAACAATGTAAGTACAGTAACTGGTGTTTTTAGAGCATACCGGAGGGAAGTTTTAGATTCAATAGAATTAGATTCCAATGGAACTGAAATTAACCCTGAAATACTGTCAAAGGCGAATGCCATAGGTTTTAGTATAAAAGAAGTCCCAGTTACATTAGGGGGCAGAAAATTTGGAGAATCTAAGGTAAAAATTAAATCCACAACAATTTCACATTTATTATTCACATTCAATGAAAAACCTATGGTCTTGTTTGGGGCTATTGGGTTCATTTTATTATTTATAGGATCTGTAAGTGCATTATATCTATTTTATCAGTTTATTATGGGCATTTTAGACCCTACAAGGCCGTTAATGTTATTTATGGTTTTAATGATACTTTCGGGGATACAGATATTGGTTTTTGGATTCGTTGCCACTCAAATAAGCCTTCTTAGAAGGGAAGTTTACATTGTACAGAAGGAAAATAAGCTCTTAAGAAAAAAATTGAAATAA